In the genome of Gemmatimonadaceae bacterium, the window ATCATTCGCGTTGACCGTGTGCAGCCAGCCGAGGTGAAGGCTCGGCACATCCTGCTCAGTTGGACCCTCGACTCGGCCGATGAAGCGCGCTCGAAGGTGCTGGCCGACTCGGTCGCGACGGTGTGGCGCAAGGGCGGGAATTTCGATTCACTCAGCGTGCGTTTCCACGATCTGGCGGGCGGCGAGGAGAAGACCATTCCCGAGTATCCGCGCGATTCGCTGCCAGAGGTGTATCGCAACGCGATTGAAGGAAAGAAGCTCAACGAGATTCTCGATCCGTTCGCCATCCCCAGCGGTCAACCCGGCATCAACAAGTTCGTGATCGCGCAGATCACCTTTTTGGACGAAGCCGGCGCATACACGTTGGCCGAGATGCGTGAACGCATTCGCTCCCAGTTGTCGGAAGAACGCAGCATGCGTCGTCTCATCGACACGCTCAAGAAGCAGACCTATGTCTCCGTGCGCTACGATCCAACGAAAGTGAGCGCACCGATCGTCCCATGATGCCGCCACGGCGGCCGCGGATTGGCGTCACACTGGGCGATCCGCGGGGCGTGGGTCCGGAAATCGTGCGCAAGTCGCTGGCCGACGCGCGCATTGGGTCGCTTGAGGTGGACTGGCTGGTGGTCGGCCCGAGCGGTACCGAACAGCCTGCGGCCGAGGTGACCGGTTCGTGGATGCCGGGCGGTGATGCCGTGCGGGACGCGGCGCAGGCCGGTCGTCTGGCCGGAGACGCCGTGCGACGGGCCGCCGAGTTGGCCATGGAGGGCGCCCTCGATGGCCTCGTCACCGCGCCACTGGACAAAGCGGCGCTTCATGCTGGCGGCTACGACTATCCAGGGCATACGGAGATGCTGGGCGCCATTGCCGGATGTCCGACCACGATGATGCTGGCGTCAGACCGGCTCCGTGTGGTCTTGGCCACTACGCACATCGCGCTGCGGGACGTCCCGGCGGCGCTCACGCACGACCGTATCGTGCAGGCCGCATCGGCCACCCGGAAGGGACTGCGCGATGGCTTCGGCATTGAGCAGCCGCGCATTGCCCTGTGTGCGCTCAATCCGCACGCCGGCGATGGCGGGCGTTTCGGGAACGAGGACACACGACTGCTGGCCCCAGCGGCGCGAGCCGCTGACATTTCGGGACCGTTCCCCGCAGACACCGTCTTCGTGCGCGCGATGCGCGGGGAGTTCGACGCGGTCATCGCACCGTATCACGATGTCGGCATGACCGCCATCAAGGTCGCGTCGTTCGGTGAAGCGGTGAATGTCACGCTGGGGCTGCCGTTCGTGCGAACGTCACCCGATCACGGCACGGCGATCGATATTGCCGGGAAGGGCATCGCATCGGCCGAAAGCATGGTCGCGGCGATGCAGATGGCGGTCAGGCTGGTGAGGCGACGGCCCT includes:
- the pdxA gene encoding 4-hydroxythreonine-4-phosphate dehydrogenase PdxA, with the protein product MMPPRRPRIGVTLGDPRGVGPEIVRKSLADARIGSLEVDWLVVGPSGTEQPAAEVTGSWMPGGDAVRDAAQAGRLAGDAVRRAAELAMEGALDGLVTAPLDKAALHAGGYDYPGHTEMLGAIAGCPTTMMLASDRLRVVLATTHIALRDVPAALTHDRIVQAASATRKGLRDGFGIEQPRIALCALNPHAGDGGRFGNEDTRLLAPAARAADISGPFPADTVFVRAMRGEFDAVIAPYHDVGMTAIKVASFGEAVNVTLGLPFVRTSPDHGTAIDIAGKGIASAESMVAAMQMAVRLVRRRP